One Hevea brasiliensis isolate MT/VB/25A 57/8 unplaced genomic scaffold, ASM3005281v1 Scaf587, whole genome shotgun sequence genomic region harbors:
- the LOC131177571 gene encoding 60S acidic ribosomal protein P1-like, with the protein MSAGEIACTCATLILHDDGIAVTAEKIATLVKTANVAVEAYWPSLFAKLAEKRNLNDLMMNIGSSGAATPTIAAPAAGAGGATATAPAVEEKKEEPKEESDEDMGFSLFD; encoded by the exons ATGTCCGCCGGAGAGATCGCCTGCACTTGCGCTACTTTGATCCTCCACGATGATGGAATCGCCGTCACT GCTGAGAAGATAGCTACATTGGTGAAGACGGCCAACGTAGCGGTGGAAGCGTACTGGCCTAGTCTATTTGCCAAGTTGGCGGAGAAGAGGAACCTTAACGATCTTATGATGAACATTGGTTCTAGTGGCGCTGCTACTCCTACCATTGCTGCTCCTGCTGCCGGTGCTGGTGGTGCCACTGCCACTGCTCCTGCTGTTGAGGAGAAGAAG GAGGAGCCGAAAGAAGAGAGTGATGAGGATATGGGATTCAGCTTGTTCGATTAG